In Puniceicoccales bacterium, the genomic stretch CTGGCCGGATTGCCTTTCCCCTAATGGCCAGGTATATTCTTCGGTGGACTGACCTGCAACCGTGCTATTTAATACAAAAATTTATCATTGTTTCGTTGCGATCTTACAAGTCTTTGATTAATCTTTTATATGTTTATATTATAGAATATCATCGATGTAAAAATAAAGTATGCCATGGAATTGCTCTCTAATGATAAATTTTCTGCTGAAACTGTTTGTTTAGGGCCACTAAATACTAATGTTGGAATCATTTCAAATAGGCTGACCGGCGAGGCAATAGTTATTGACGTTCCTCCAAATGCTGCTGAAAGTGTCAGTTCCATGTTGGCCAGCAAAAAACTTAGAGTGATCTATGTTTTAATCACCCATGGCCACTGGGACCACTGTGGTGAGGCTGCCCTACTCCAACAAAAAGGCGCCATGGTTTTTGCTCACTCCGGCGATAGTTCCTGGATAGAAGAACCAAGCACCATGTCGTTTTTTTCTTCTCCCGATATCACATTACTTTCTTGCAAAATAGATAAATATGTCGACGATATTAAAGAAATTGAGTTGTGTGACCTTAATATAACCATCGAGTATATTCCGGGGCATTCGAAC encodes the following:
- a CDS encoding MBL fold metallo-hydrolase, whose protein sequence is MELLSNDKFSAETVCLGPLNTNVGIISNRLTGEAIVIDVPPNAAESVSSMLASKKLRVIYVLITHGHWDHCGEAALLQQKGAMVFAHSGDSSWIEEPSTMSFFSSPDITLLSCKIDKYVDDIKEIELCDLNITIEYIPGHSNGSVGYFFEDLGIAFTGDVLFNGTVGRSDLPGGDKHRLFKSIRERIYSHKKDIIIVPGHGWTTTIGHEMANNPYVRSK